The Taeniopygia guttata chromosome 13, bTaeGut7.mat, whole genome shotgun sequence nucleotide sequence GCACGTAACAGATATTCCTTGTGAGCCCAGGAAAACAGCTCTGCCTTGAAATGGAGCAGGAGAACAGAGCATGTCTTTATTCCAGCCTCTGACTAAAACTATTGACAATCTCACAGATATAATTACTTTTCTCCCAGTGAATAAATAGCTGTTTGAATGCTCAGGCCACCACATAGAccaaaccagcagctcctgccccagctgtgaCTTCCAGGCCTTctggtggcactcagagctgtgTCTGATTCCTGGGGTGGAAActctgctgggctctgaggAGTGGGTGCTGTGCTCCTCTGCCTCCCTTGCTGTCACACAATTGTCACCCACACCCTGCTCAGGGCACTTGGTCACCCAAAACACTGACAGGAGGAGCCCAGCTCGACTGGCTGAGCACGGGGGAAGTTCTGGTAGCAGcgaaagtgaaataaaataaaatcttctgaCGTGAAACTGGAGGAAAATTGCTGCTGAATCACTGGGAGGGAAGAAATATGAGAGCTTAAGGTGTCATTTTTACAGGCATAATTTTTACTCTAATGGCCTTTAATAGCAGGAACTATTCAGTGTaattcagctgcagcagagagaggagcagagaaaTGTGATCACTCAAACTGCTGGCAAGAattgttttcctgctgcagttAATTATCAGTGTACGGTggttttctcttcctgtttgCTTTCCAACTTGTCAAAGGGTAGCTGCTGTCTTGGCTGGTTTTATACTTTCATTGATTGGATTTCTTCTTTTGCCCTTTCTGCAAAGAAATGGAGTCTCTCGTGCCTTGCCTTTGATGcctttgatgtccagcacttCCAGTGGGTGACCTCCAGataagaaataatgaaatagcttcaatttatttttaaatatagatCCTTTGTGTTGagagccagaggagcagctctgatgCCAGGGGAAGCTCCCCCTGTCCCAATAAACATCCCCAAAATTGCTGTTGGAATTCCAAGGTCATTTCCTGGAGCAGGGATCAGCCCCAGGGGAGCTGAAGCTCCACCAGAGGAACATTTCACCCACAGCTCTgaaagagcagctcctggcaaaTCCTATTTTTTGGAAGTGCAGCTTTCCAGAGGAACAGGCTTTATTTTTCATGCACATAGGAAACCAGAGGAGAATAGAGGAATTATCAAATTGCAGGAGTTGAATGCCTGTTTCAGCATTTTTCCCCTGTGACATTTTGAATCTTGTTCCAAAGAGACttttaagaaatgttttcttttgacACTTTGATATTATTTCAAGCCTCTGTGTGGAATATATCATCTGATTTTATCAAAATAAAGCAATTCAGTTGACTCCacatgactttaaaaaaaaaaaaaaaagtgccttagaaaaaaaaatggaaattcttatatttttgtCCCTGTTTAGGACTAAGCTCTTGGTTCCTATTCAAATCTCAATGAAATAAATGCACAGCTCGAAGAACAGCTCCTTAATACACACACGTGTGCTTGCTAATTTAATTCCTCTAATTCATGGTTCTGCTGCCCTcataaaatttttttcagagtgtGCTGAAATCCAAAAATctaaagagaataaaatattttattgggAACCTGAGACTGATTGTCAGGTCAGGACCACTGAAAGTCTGCAATTGGATATTTGCTGATCTGGTCTTCTTtggaataaataataatgtCAGAGCCAGAGATTTCCAGTTTTAGGTTTGCTACCCCTTCCTGATGgagagatccacctgcagggTTGGCACGGGGGtcaaacaaagagaaaatttgATTTCTAATCTCTTTGAGAAGATATTTTTAGGTCTTAACTGTTTTGGGGCAGGGACCTGTTGCACTTGGGACATTTTGAAGGGatcaggaggagggaggagagttCAGGGCACATCCCCTTGATGTCCAAAGACACCTCTGCCCTGTCCTTGGGAAGGTTAAAGCCCAGCTGAAAAGAGGTGGATTCCTGGGAAATGGAAGAACACACTTCATTTCACTGCCAGTTTCACAGCTTTGGCAGACTTTGTTAATTTGTGCTAACAGCTTTTGCAGCCTTGTCAAAATAAATGTCCAGTGCAGGAAGGAAATTCAGCTAAGGCTGCCTGGGAGGAAGGGATATTCCTTGGAGGGTGGGAACATCCTCAGTGCggagggagagcagggctgAATATGGGATTTCTCCTTTGCCCTGCCACCTCAGACAGCCCACAGCATTTACCTGTGCCTCGTTCTCCCTGGCTGGAAAGCAGAAAactctgttttttccttgcCAGCCACCATGAACCCTGGGGAAACATCCCAAGTTCCCGTGTGAGGGGCCCATGGAAGCAGGCTACACAcccctgttttccctctgttttgGAAGGCAGCTGGAGGAAGGGTTTTACcatttaatttttagaaagCTTGAAATTCTCCTCTGACTGCTTCTGTCCCATTTTTGTGTCTCATATAGGTAGGAATCTTATAAAAGAAAAGATTTATCAAGTTAGGGCTTAAGCCTGTTACTTTTCTAAGTACAGCTAAGCAACTAGCTAAGTTCCCATGTGAAAGAATATTGAAAATCAAAGTCAGTTAACGCAACGAGTTAGTCTTTTGAAGAAAACCAATTTACACCTTTAATAACAAAAGATCTGTCCCATGAGAATCCACAAATATAAACACCTGTGAATACAAAAAGTCTTAACAGCTACATACACAAACACCTTCAAACCGATGAACTGAGTGGCAGGAAAACTCCCAGCCAACTGGAGTAGCACACAAAGTCTGTGAAAACGACAGAAAAATGAGATATGTGAATAAAGAACTGGCTTTGCTGCatgaagaagctgagaaccatCTGCTTGATGACATTTTTGCCCTGCAGGTACTATGCCAtctgctgccagcccctggtGTACAGGAACAAGATGACCCCGCTGCGCATCGCGCTGATGCTGGGGGGCTGCTGGATCATCCCAACCttcatttccttcctccccaTCATGCAAGGCTGGAATAGCATAGGCATCATTGATCTGGTGAGTAGCCAAGCAGGGACACCAATCCAGTGTGCTGGATGAGTGCTGGATGTTCtctaaaaagcaattttcagggaaagggaaaaagaaggagaaactTCTTGTTGTCAGTGCAGAGGGGCTGCTGCTCAATTTCTGAAGGGGGTCTTTAAAGGAGGTTGAGGTGGCTCTGTCCTGAAAGGACTGACACAGGATGGGGTGGCCTTGAGAGGATTTTAGCCACATTCAGTTCAGTGAGGAGTCCTTGGAAAAAAGCCAAGCCCCAGCTGGCCCCTGACAACACCTCAGGAGTCCATGGTCCCCTTGGCCTTTGCAGCTCTCACTTAAGGAAGGGGGAGGATTATTCTCTTTGTAGAATGAGCAGGAGCTGgtagtgccaggacaagggagTGGCTGCAcgctgccagagggcagggttaggtgggatattaggaaaaactcCTTCCCTGGAGGGTGGGacggccctggcacaggctgcccagggaggttgtggatgTGTCCAAGTGTCCAAGGatggctggatggggcttggagcaacctggtctagtggaaggtgtccctgcccatgacagggggtgacagaagatgatttttaaggtccctccccATTGGAgtcctggatgctgagaattttagaccTTCTGTGCTGACAGATTCTGACTCCCAAGAGAGCACTAGATTTGACCTGAGGCCGTAGAGAAAGCTTCCTAAACTGACTGATAGTGCTGAGATTATGAGCGTGCAGCTGACACCTCCCAACCCAACCCGTCCTCTGATTCCCACttctcccctcccaccccagaTCCAGCAAAGACAGTTCAACAAGGCCTCCAACTCCACCTACTGCATCTTCATGGTGAACAAGCCCTACGCCATCACCTGCTCCGTGGTGGCCTTCTACATCCCCTTCCTGCTGATGGTGCTGGCCTACCACCGCATCTACGTGACGGCGCGGGCGCACGCGCGGCAGATCCGCCTGCTGCAGCGCGCGGGGAACCCGGCCGAGCCCCGGCAGGGCCACCAGGAGCCCCGGCAGGACCACCAGGAGCCCCGGCAGGGCCACCAGGAGCCACGGCAGGGCCACCAGGAACCACGGCAGCACCCCCCTGACCAGCACAGCACCCACCGCATGAAAACCGAGACCAAAGCCGCCAAGACCCTGTGCATCATCATGGgctgcttctgcctctgctgggcCCCCTTCTTCGTCACCAACATCGTGGATCCCTTCATTAACTACACGGTGCCCGGCAAGCTGTGGACGGCCTTCCTGTGGCTGGGCTACATCAACTCGGGCTTGAACCCTTTCCTCTACGCCTTCCTCAACAAGGCTTTCAGACGTGCCTTCCTCATCATCCTGTGCTGCGGCGACGAGCGCTACCGAAGGCCTTCCATCCTGGGCCAGACCGTGCCCTgctccaccaccaccatcaACGGCTCCACGCACGTGCTGAGGTGAGTCTGCCCTGGTGCCTTCAGGGGCTACAGTGCTAAAGGAAAAGAGATTTATGGAAAGGCCTTCACAGGATACACCTCGGGCAGTGTGAGAGCCCGGCCGTGGCTCCACCCCAGGTGGACTCCTGGTCACCAGTTTTGACACTTTTATGAGTTTGGGTGCATTTCCATGTTAgggttcattgtccaattccagctccaggtgatgcagtcccaccctcccaggctgctcccctCTATTCCTGCTGTTTGCACtttttggggctggagctgcagcggtgtccttggttctgggctggaaaaggattgttcagtgtgcctgagctggttctgggctggaaaaggattgttcagtgtgcctgagctggttctgggctggaaaaggattgttctgtgtgcctgagctggttctgggctggaaaaggattgttcagtgttcctgagctggttctgggctggaaaaggattattcagtgtgcctgagctgtgagcagaaCTTGCTGACACTTTACATGGAGTTCAGAGTTCTGTACCTGAGCCTGGAAAATGTGAAAGCTCAAACTGAAGGCAtcagcccagggctgcccagagcctgcagccaCCAGCAAGAGGAGTTTGTACAGGGTTGCTTTCATTTTGCAATATCTTGGTGGTATCAGTGCTTAGAAAGGGATGGGGCAAAAGCAATCCTGAGGTGCTCAGACAGCTTGGTTTGTAGGGAACAGCTGTGTGCAGGTGTGCCCAGGAAAGAGCTGGGAGGGTGCAGAAGTTGTGTGTGAATTTTGGCATCATTTGTTCTGAAGGAAACAACATGACCCTGTGGATGCTGCCCGCTGCATCTTCTTTAGGAAAGGGACCAAAAGTTTCTGCCACTGGTTGTTTCAGTGGTATTTTACAGCTGCTttttgttccctggcaggggagaggagagcagTGGCAAGAGGGACAGACCTTGTGCTGAACTCAGCTATGACAAAAATTAGCACAATAATGAACTGTAAATAGATGGGGATTTCTGGGTGTTCGGGGCTCTGTGCAACACCAGactgaaaaaagtgaaaatcatCTGAAAAATGCCGTGCTCCCCTTGAAACAGATTGTTTGCATTTCTTCTGTCACGAGTAGATATTTATTGAACACAAACCAACAAACTCCTGCCTCGATGAATCATTGAACTCTTGTACAACACAAGTGGATGGGGAGCCAGGTCAGCATTGCTGGAATTCTTGGATAAAACAAGTTGTGAAATTTTGCCATAGCAAAGAAGATGGCTTTGGGTGAAATGTATTTGAGCAGACAAACTCTGGAACATGTGGGTCAGGGAGGTCACTCTGGTGTGTTCTGTTTCCTCTCAGAAGTGCTCAGAGCACCGCATTGCTCTCTTCAGGGAAAGCTCTGGTGAGAGGTTTATTTACCACTCATTTTCCAGCACTGAGAGGTCTTCTCCAAATGTCAATTGGACTTCTCCAAAGGAAAACACTTCCTGATTTTTCTCATGAATGAGCCAAGAGAAACAAAGtgggaaaaagcagaaaaaaagcaccTTGTGGGGTTGGAGCTGCAGtgagccccagtgctccctgcTGCCACTGGAACAGGAGCgcagcagctcaggctccaGCTTTTAGAGGTTTAACAGCTCCATGGATCCagtggaataaaaataaatccctgGTGCTAGGAAAGTGgtcagagctgctgtggagcAAAAGGATGAGTGATCGCAGAATCCTGGAGCTGTAGaatggtttgtgtgggtttttgaATGGTTCGTGGTGGTTTTTGAATGGTTCGTGGTGGTTTTTGAATGGTTTGTGGTGGTTTTTGAATGGCTTATGATGGTTTTTGAATGGTTTGTGGTGGTTTTTGAATGGCTTATGATGGTTTTTGAATGGTTTGTGGTGAATTTTGAATGGCTTGTGGTGGATTTTGAACAGTTTGTGATGTGTGACTCTCAGGCAGGGTTCCCCCAGAGCACAGATGGTGCTGGGGGTGGAGCAGTGATCCCACCCCACCCTTGAGGCTGGAATTTCATGGGCTGCAACCCTGGCTCAGATCAGGAAATGCAGAGGTTGTCTCTCAGAGCTGTTCCTGGTGTATCCAGCAGGTCTTTCAGGATCTGGGCTTGCAGGTAAAACATCTcctcctgttcttcctcctcctgttcttcctccttccctggccACTAAGGCAGGTGAAGAGACCACGGAGCTTCCCAAGGCAGAGCCGCACACTCAGTGCTGGGGGttggaaagggttaaaattttTGGCTGCCTGGGAATTTTAATGATCCTGCAAGATGAATCAGAGCTCTGACAGGTTCTGTCTCCTTCAGGACAAGTTCATGAACCCCAGGTAGATCTTTTGGGCTTGCTCTGCCCTCCTGTCCATCCCCCAGACTCTGTTGCACACTGGATTTGCACTGggcatttttggaggttttttggagGCAAATGTGGAGTTTTTGTGCTGGTGGCACCTGCAGAGCTTTGGGGTCTGTGTTGCCCCTTCTCCAGCAGTTCCTTTATTCATGGCACCATCCGGGAAGAACTTCCCCCCCCTTGGCGAGGTGCTGATAAAGCACATTCccactaaattatttttttggaaATTCCTGAGCAAAAGCTTGAGAGACACAGCAAATGATGGGCATTTAAAGATGGTGATTCCAGTGATATTTCATTCATTTTGGCTAGGGTAGGGCAGCCAGAGGTTGCTCAAGATGTGTTTTCCACTCCAGAGGTTTCAGTTCAGGGAtcagctccctgtgccagcagaaaTGGCTCCAGACCAAGCCCAAGCTGAGGAGATCTGATTGCTGCCTGGAAATGCTAATATTGTTAAATAGTCAAGAGGCAATTTGGTTTCCACCTAAATTTCATTAGCTGCCAACCTGGAAAGGGATTCTCTAAAAATACAGGGGATGATTAGATTCAGTAACAACTAAAAAAAGAGTTTTGTGATTTCTGGAAGGAGCTTTCTTAATTTTTGAATGAAGCTTTGCCAATATTTACAACCAAACTTATGTTCCAACTTCCCTGGCGTGGTTTTCCAGCTTGGCACCAGTGCCAGCCTTTTTGTGCCATTCCCTGTGACTGGGGCTGTCAGGGTTCTGagcaggcacagggagctgtgACCATCAGAGGTCCTGAGCCAGGAGGGCAGCGGAGATTTGGGATCTGCTGCAGggtccaggagcagaggaaccCTCAGGTGCAGGAATGGGGATGTTCCACAAAGCCCAAGTTCCCACCCTGGATCAGAGGAGCCTCCttcccccaaaccctgctcccCAAAGGGCTGCTGAAGCCTTGTCCCAGCTCCAAAAATGCCTCACCCGAGGGAACAGAGAGCTTCCGATAAGAGAAAAGCTTATTGTAATTGTGCTGAGTGAAATCAAGATATTTATCTTATTTCCTACAAAGGATAGAGGAGATTAGAGCTTTACAATAACAcagtttctttccattttcaaaagATAATCTCTTTCAATATGCCTGGGTGTTGGAAAGAGAGATTACAGGATAAtacaggatttgggatcagaagTTCTGCATCAGGATGTGTGTGGTGGGGAAGCcgaggctctgcagggagctctgGAAGGACTGAGCTGCAACTCACCTTTGTATAAATGAAAACGCCAATTTAAGAATTAAGgaaatttattaaataatcaaagtataaatttggaaaaaaggaaagccacAAGCGATTTGACTCTGAGCCAGGGGATCGGTGTTGGGGGGACTCAGGACTTGGCCTCTGTGGCTCCAAAGTCCCCGAGGGTCTCCGAGGCTCAGTTCTGAGGAGTGCATTTCTGTGCAGTCTCTCGGGCTTTGGAAAGGGGTTTTCTTTAGCATATTATTGTGCTTTTCCCAGAACAGGTGGAAAATTGCTGGAATCCTTCAGGTGAAAATCTCTGGGATAAGCTTCTGATGATGCCTATCAGAAATGTCTCCAGCTGGGGTCTTGTCAGATGAGAAATCCTTTGGAATATACATTTCTGGAGACAgtgtctttttggttttttggatttttatcACTTAGCTTGCTTGTTGCCTGACACTGGTTTTAGTGCACGAGATGctgtggtttttaattttatttagcaTGAATTATTTTATAACATATATTACATATAACACCTTTTTCTGTTCCTCATTGCATGATCTGTGCTTTGGGCAGTGAGGGCAGCTGTATTGTGGTGGGGCAGGACCTGCCTtgcagctggaatttgggatccACAGCCCCACAttccctgcagctggaatgtctgacagctcctcctggcacagcccagacCTGGTGGAAATTTCCCACTTAAATAATGGAGTGCACCTTCACCAACTGTATTTAGCTAAAACACAGACATCCCCCATACTGCAGCACACACTGAATCCAGCTCCCAGTCCTTTGTCAGTCTCTCCACTCATTCCAGAGGTCCAAAACAGgatttaaaactaattttggTACCTGAATAAGCTCTGTTATGGATAAAAATTTGCTCTCCACCTACTCACCTTCTGTTTCGACTAACCTTTGAATGTGTTGGGCTGGTTCTCTCCTCTCTAGAGATTAATTTGGTTTATCAGCAGAGTGTTTTCAGACAATGCAAATCAGCATGTGCAAAGAGCCCCACGTGCCTCAGGGTTAGAAATTCTATGGAAACCTCAGCAATTATTGTCATGTTCTGTTCTTCCTCGGGCCAGCAGTATCTCCAACTCAGAGCTAATTGTGTAAgtgcattttaattttaggttcagttctttgttcttcttttcAATAATTCTCTTCCTTTCTGATTGCTAGAGAAGAATTTATTTAAGCATTGTATGCACCACCCCACTGTAAAGTCATAATGTGGAAAAGCTTCCCTGTTGCTGtgttaaaattgcttttaaggCTTTTGGAGTGTCTGTGGGAGAGAAAACCTTGTTATTCCCATGATATTTTGGCCAGAAATTTGGTATTTCCAGGAAGGTATCGAGGACATccagcacatctgctgtgatgTGACTGTCTTTTAACAATTTGCCATTTTTGGGATCCTTCCCATTGCCTGTGGTGCTCACCCACCTGCAAACACAGCCCTTGGGCAGCTCTCAGCATCTTTCCAACTTCAACTTTccatttcaaaacagaaaaatggcatttgagggtttggtttgatttattTGGCATAGCAGAGGCAATCCTTGCTGCTCAGTGCATCTTGAATGGGTGACCTGGCCTGGGAATTGGTCCAGAGCCAGCCTGGTTTTGGGTAAAGCTGCACTTTTGCCATGGGAATGTGAGAATGACATCCTGCCCTGCAAATGCTCCATCCCTATTAAATCCAGCTGGTGGAGGCTGTTCCTGCATGAGCTGGTGATTTCCAGTCCTCACTTCTGCATTaattgctctgctctggggctgtgacagaccattccaggcagcccagaacagagaattttaaaatgcaggaaCCAGATTTAGGAGGACAGAGAACTTTAAAATGCAGGAACCAGATTTAGGAGGACAGAGAACAGAGCTCTTTAAGATGCAGGAACCAGATTTAGGAGGCAGTTTGGGaactccccagggactcctaCCCAGACCTTCTGCTGGGCTGCCCTTAAATTGGATTGGAAGGCACAGACACATTCCAGACCCAGGTCTGGGATGAGTTTTGCACAGCAGTCCTTGGGATGGGCTTGGCTGTGTAACTTTGCCTTGCTCAGGCAGCACTGGGCTGGGAACTGGAGCTTTGATGCTTCATCCCGaattcctccctccctctgctgctgctcccccttGAGCAGTTGGAATTCCCATCTTGCTCCATTCAGCCTTCCTTGGCAGTGGTTTCGGAGTCAATCACGTCCCTGGAGTGTGGATTGTGTCTGCCACTGTCACTGACAGCCTTTCAGAGATGTTGCTGAAGATGTGGCAGAAGGGTTGTTAATGAGGCTGTTAATTTGTGTCATTCCACTGAGCCATCAAAGCGCTTTAAGAGTGGCAGAGCATGTGGCACTAAAGAGCTTTTTGCTTTATCTCTGAAGTGTTTGTGTTATCATGGaatccctgaggctggaaaaacCCTCCAGAAtcgagtcccagctgtgccccatccccagctcagagcacggagtgccacctccaggaattccttggacccctccagggatggggatccaaacctccctgggcagccactTCCAATTTTTTATACTTTGCCCGGATATGATGTCACAGCCCAAACGATGTGACATCCACACAGGAGCCTTTTCCTGTTCTGAAATCCCTTTCTCTCTCAAAATGAAGTCTAACAATTCCTTTAATCTCCATATTTTCCAAGCTCTGACTCCTGGCAGTGCTTTTTCCACCACTGAAGTGAAGCCACTTCTGGAAAAACACATTAACAACAGTTTAAGTGCAATGCTGAACAATATATTGTAGAGATTTATTTAagaattgaaggaaaaaaatatggatttatCCCTTTGCAAAGCTACatgaaacagagcagagccaaaCAGGCAaactcaagaaaaaaatcaagaaactGGTAGTGCCTCACGTTAATGTTATCTATGAGTAACTTTATCACTGATTGATCTGTCAGCACACGGGAGCAGTCCCAGTTTCCACTGATATATTAAAGGCACATTAATGCATTCAGGGAGATTCAtgccctgtgctgcttttgtgACAGGCTTTTAGAGCAGCAGAGTTGGTATTTATTAGCACTGAAAGCACTTCATAACGCTTGGATCCAGCTCTGGAGACAAGaactgcacagagcagctgctccacgGGCAGGGAAGCAATGAGGAGTGACTGGCACTGCCACAggtgctgccaggagagctTCAGAGAGCTGTGCCAGCGGGGAAGGGATGTTTTATCCTGCAGGAGggtcccagtccctccccaggcagggatgcagcccctgggcatccctggagcTCCTTCCTTGGGCACAGCCCTGTTCAGCCCCTGTGGGATTGAGGCAAAccaggcactgatctctgctctgggacaggga carries:
- the HTR4 gene encoding 5-hydroxytryptamine receptor 4, with product MEELDVNVSSSEAFGIAEKIVLLSFISAVILMAILGNLLVMVAVCRDRQLRKIKTNYFIVSLAFADLLVSVLVMPFGAMELVQDNWIYGEMFCLVRTSLDVLLTTASILHLCCISLDRYYAICCQPLVYRNKMTPLRIALMLGGCWIIPTFISFLPIMQGWNSIGIIDLIQQRQFNKASNSTYCIFMVNKPYAITCSVVAFYIPFLLMVLAYHRIYVTARAHARQIRLLQRAGNPAEPRQGHQEPRQDHQEPRQGHQEPRQGHQEPRQHPPDQHSTHRMKTETKAAKTLCIIMGCFCLCWAPFFVTNIVDPFINYTVPGKLWTAFLWLGYINSGLNPFLYAFLNKAFRRAFLIILCCGDERYRRPSILGQTVPCSTTTINGSTHVLRYTVLHNGHHQEQEKLPIHTDPESQESCF